A genomic segment from Halorubrum depositum encodes:
- a CDS encoding HpcH/HpaI aldolase/citrate lyase family protein, protein MTDVTLRRTQLATPASDEKMMHSAADSDADEVFLDLEDSVAPNAKPDARAPLIKAAKEEDWSDKVLSFRMNGIDTKWWYDDLITVVGEAGEHIDDIIVPKVKSPSDIHTVENLLAQVEENNGLEVGGIGLEPQIEDGEGMHNVHEIAHASDRLSSIIFGPGDYSAAMGTPGLDIGQFPEYPGHYWHHALSECNAAAKSAGLPCLDGPYADIEDADGFRESAENANMIGCDGKWAIHPSQIEIGNEVFAPDPETAERAKRIVDAYAEAMEEGKGAVSVDGQMVDEATNKMAQDIVETAEAAGIL, encoded by the coding sequence ATGACGGACGTCACTCTTCGCCGGACGCAGCTTGCAACGCCCGCGAGCGACGAGAAAATGATGCACTCAGCGGCCGACAGCGACGCCGACGAGGTGTTCCTCGACTTGGAGGACTCCGTGGCGCCGAACGCCAAGCCGGACGCGCGCGCGCCGCTCATCAAGGCGGCCAAAGAGGAGGACTGGAGCGACAAGGTCCTCAGCTTCCGCATGAACGGCATCGACACCAAGTGGTGGTACGACGACCTGATCACGGTCGTCGGCGAGGCGGGCGAGCACATCGACGACATCATCGTTCCGAAGGTCAAGTCCCCCAGCGACATCCACACCGTCGAGAACCTGCTCGCGCAGGTCGAGGAGAACAACGGGCTGGAGGTCGGCGGCATCGGCCTCGAACCGCAGATCGAGGACGGCGAGGGGATGCACAACGTCCACGAGATCGCGCACGCCTCCGACCGGCTCTCGTCGATCATCTTCGGGCCGGGCGACTACTCCGCGGCGATGGGAACACCCGGGCTCGACATCGGTCAGTTCCCGGAGTACCCGGGCCACTACTGGCACCACGCGCTCTCCGAGTGTAACGCCGCGGCGAAGTCGGCCGGCCTGCCGTGTCTCGACGGCCCGTACGCCGACATCGAGGACGCCGACGGGTTCCGCGAGTCCGCCGAGAACGCCAACATGATCGGCTGCGACGGCAAGTGGGCGATCCACCCCTCGCAGATCGAGATCGGCAACGAAGTGTTCGCGCCGGACCCGGAGACCGCCGAGCGCGCCAAGCGCATCGTCGACGCCTACGCCGAGGCGATGGAGGAGGGCAAAGGCGCCGTGAGCGTCGACGGCCAGATGGTCGACGAGGCGACCAACAAGATGGCCCAGGACATCGTCGAGACCGCCGAGGCCGCCGGCATCCTGTAA
- a CDS encoding acyl-CoA thioesterase: MPTVSDTYIENRQRVQPTHTNNYESAHGGNVVKWMDEVGAMSAMRHAGETCVTAKINGLDFKRPIPQGDTCLIESYAYAAGRTSVRVRLRAFRESPRTGEREVTTESYFVFVAVDADGTPTPVPALGVAGDRCRELRDAALAAEPDEDR; the protein is encoded by the coding sequence ATGCCGACCGTCAGCGACACCTACATCGAGAACCGCCAGCGGGTCCAGCCGACGCACACGAACAACTACGAGTCCGCCCACGGGGGCAACGTCGTCAAGTGGATGGACGAGGTGGGAGCGATGTCCGCGATGCGCCACGCCGGTGAGACCTGCGTCACCGCCAAGATCAACGGGCTCGACTTCAAGCGACCGATCCCGCAGGGCGACACCTGCCTCATCGAGTCGTACGCGTACGCGGCCGGTCGGACGAGCGTGCGCGTCCGCCTCCGCGCGTTCCGCGAGTCGCCGCGGACCGGCGAGCGCGAGGTGACGACGGAGTCGTACTTCGTGTTCGTCGCCGTCGACGCGGACGGGACGCCGACGCCGGTACCGGCGCTCGGAGTCGCCGGCGACCGCTGCCGGGAGCTCCGCGACGCCGCGCTCGCCGCCGAGCCAGACGAGGATCGCTGA
- a CDS encoding PhnD/SsuA/transferrin family substrate-binding protein, with amino-acid sequence MSDNRWSSNRRTFVKTAGAGGVVALAGCSGGGDGSDGSDGSDGSDGSDGSDGGTAGETDDVPSAQFILNPAEADVEIEQQYQPMFEYLESEVEVEIESDRAASYTATLQAMRNEQGEIADISPSAVIAGEDILDVVGVRIAYGAAQYFSTITTTPDSGIEALTDLEGELIYMGDILSVSGTLVPLTVLQDAGLDIGNAPDGDANDFDAEYSDHTTAREQMVQRDDVMAATTGAFSSAPYVPQQQFEEMSEDFVDISAEYEGAGDEIESSGTELQLLAVSDPIPRAPLATRSSWDAPVKADIEEAILNVSEEDLSHGDDYDGEPLWFTGVEEGSIDDYEPIRQVLDQLGLEFEDLS; translated from the coding sequence ATGTCCGACAACAGATGGTCGTCGAACCGACGAACGTTCGTCAAGACAGCGGGTGCGGGCGGCGTGGTCGCGCTCGCCGGCTGTTCCGGCGGCGGGGACGGTTCCGACGGCTCCGACGGAAGCGACGGCTCTGACGGGTCCGACGGCTCTGACGGCGGCACGGCGGGCGAGACGGACGACGTGCCCTCCGCGCAGTTCATCCTGAACCCGGCCGAGGCCGACGTGGAGATCGAACAGCAGTACCAGCCGATGTTCGAGTACCTCGAGTCCGAGGTCGAGGTCGAGATCGAGTCCGACCGCGCGGCGAGCTACACCGCGACCCTCCAGGCGATGCGGAACGAGCAGGGGGAGATCGCGGACATCTCGCCGTCGGCGGTCATCGCGGGCGAGGACATCCTCGACGTCGTCGGCGTGCGGATCGCCTACGGCGCGGCGCAGTACTTCTCGACGATCACGACGACCCCCGACAGCGGGATCGAGGCGCTCACCGACCTCGAGGGCGAGCTGATCTACATGGGCGACATCCTCTCCGTCTCCGGGACGCTCGTCCCCCTCACGGTCCTCCAGGACGCCGGGCTCGACATCGGGAACGCGCCCGACGGCGACGCGAACGACTTCGACGCGGAGTACTCCGACCACACCACGGCGCGCGAGCAGATGGTCCAGCGCGACGACGTGATGGCCGCGACGACCGGGGCGTTCTCGTCGGCGCCGTACGTCCCGCAGCAGCAGTTCGAGGAGATGTCCGAGGACTTCGTCGACATCTCGGCGGAGTACGAGGGCGCCGGCGACGAGATCGAGTCGTCGGGGACCGAGCTCCAGCTGCTCGCGGTGTCCGACCCGATCCCGCGCGCGCCGCTGGCGACGCGCTCCAGCTGGGACGCCCCGGTCAAGGCCGACATCGAGGAGGCCATCCTGAACGTGTCCGAGGAGGACCTCAGCCACGGCGACGACTACGACGGCGAACCGCTCTGGTTCACCGGCGTCGAGGAGGGGAGCATCGACGACTACGAGCCGATCCGACAGGTCCTCGACCAGCTCGGTCTCGAGTTCGAAGACCTTTCGTAA
- a CDS encoding L-lactate permease — protein MTTGIDVAIAAIPLLLAGTLLIGLLWPATRAMPIAWVAALAVGYFAWNMPVNWLAAASAAGFMTAFEILWIVFGALVLLYTLMEAGAFDRINRGFATVSDDRRVQIVLIAFFMATFIEGAAGFGTPAAVVAPLLLGLGFPALAAVVAGIIGHIIAVTYGAVGTPIVVGIQSPMESVEFTRTAIQDGGMTVQEFSVNVAAWAATYHALVGFVMPLFAVGMVVYFFGDPEDRSLKPAWEVAPLCIASGIAFAVPYWLSAWFLTAEFPSLIGSMVGGTVILSILRAGYLLPDDEWEFPERERWADHWVGSIEPGQSNGANGGSPEAEAADLSGGEDMSLFKAWSPYVLLVILLVVTRAIDPISNFINQDIFVLSWGGILGTDLSGAVAWMNVPGFWLLVSAVLAIPIFSMSGEEVGDAWKEAARKIVSPFIALVFVIAMVQVMLQSGAHPGAPEVGSMIVLLAQTTADILGPAYPAFASLIGALGAAMAGSNTVSNITFGAFQFEAATQLGLPRTIIVGAQAVGGAIGNLVAIHNLVAALATVGLLGQEGRVMRLNMIPLLYYATGVGLLCLLFSYVLFPGVF, from the coding sequence ATGACGACGGGAATCGACGTCGCGATCGCCGCGATACCGCTGCTTCTCGCGGGTACCCTGCTGATCGGACTGCTCTGGCCGGCGACGCGCGCGATGCCGATCGCGTGGGTCGCCGCGCTCGCGGTCGGGTACTTCGCGTGGAACATGCCGGTGAACTGGTTGGCGGCGGCGTCGGCGGCAGGCTTTATGACCGCCTTCGAGATCCTCTGGATCGTCTTCGGCGCGCTCGTCCTGCTGTACACGCTGATGGAAGCGGGCGCCTTCGACCGGATCAATCGAGGGTTCGCGACGGTCAGCGACGACCGCCGCGTCCAGATCGTCCTGATCGCCTTCTTCATGGCGACGTTCATCGAGGGCGCCGCCGGCTTCGGGACGCCGGCCGCGGTCGTCGCACCGCTGCTCCTCGGACTTGGTTTCCCGGCGCTCGCGGCCGTCGTCGCGGGCATCATCGGCCACATCATCGCCGTCACGTACGGCGCGGTGGGGACGCCGATCGTGGTCGGGATCCAGAGTCCGATGGAGAGCGTCGAGTTCACCCGCACCGCGATCCAGGACGGCGGGATGACCGTCCAGGAGTTCTCCGTCAACGTGGCGGCGTGGGCGGCGACGTATCACGCCTTGGTCGGGTTCGTGATGCCGCTGTTCGCGGTCGGAATGGTCGTCTACTTCTTCGGTGACCCGGAGGACCGGTCGCTGAAGCCGGCCTGGGAGGTCGCGCCGCTCTGTATCGCGTCGGGGATCGCCTTCGCGGTCCCGTACTGGCTCTCGGCGTGGTTCCTCACGGCCGAGTTCCCGTCGCTCATCGGCTCGATGGTCGGTGGAACCGTCATCCTGAGCATCCTGCGTGCGGGGTACCTCCTGCCGGACGACGAGTGGGAGTTCCCCGAGCGTGAGCGGTGGGCCGATCACTGGGTCGGCTCGATCGAGCCGGGCCAGTCCAACGGCGCGAACGGCGGCTCGCCCGAGGCCGAGGCGGCCGACCTGAGCGGCGGCGAGGACATGTCGCTGTTCAAGGCGTGGTCGCCGTACGTCCTGCTCGTGATCCTGCTGGTCGTGACGCGGGCGATCGACCCGATCTCGAACTTCATCAACCAGGACATCTTCGTCCTCAGTTGGGGCGGGATCCTCGGCACCGACCTCAGCGGAGCCGTCGCGTGGATGAACGTACCGGGCTTCTGGCTGCTCGTGAGCGCCGTGCTCGCGATCCCGATCTTCAGCATGTCCGGCGAGGAGGTCGGTGACGCCTGGAAGGAGGCCGCCCGGAAGATCGTCTCGCCGTTCATCGCGCTGGTGTTCGTCATCGCGATGGTGCAGGTGATGCTCCAGTCCGGCGCGCATCCCGGCGCGCCCGAGGTCGGCAGCATGATCGTCCTGCTCGCGCAGACGACCGCGGATATCCTCGGCCCCGCCTACCCCGCCTTCGCGTCGCTCATCGGCGCGCTGGGCGCGGCGATGGCCGGGTCGAACACCGTCTCGAACATCACGTTCGGCGCGTTCCAGTTCGAGGCGGCGACGCAGCTCGGGCTCCCGCGGACGATCATCGTCGGCGCGCAGGCCGTCGGCGGCGCAATCGGGAACCTCGTCGCGATTCACAACCTCGTCGCCGCGCTGGCGACTGTCGGCCTCCTCGGACAGGAGGGGCGGGTGATGCGGCTGAACATGATCCCGCTGCTGTACTACGCGACCGGCGTCGGTCTGCTGTGTCTGCTGTTCAGCTACGTGCTGTTCCCCGGCGTGTTCTGA
- the hisH gene encoding imidazole glycerol phosphate synthase subunit HisH → MSTFEPPAETLADVVLVDYGLGNLRSATRGLERAGASVEITDDPEAFAAADGVVLPGVGAFREGMENAGPLREALTDHADAGRPLFGICLGMQMLLTSSEEADHEGEGEVTGLDLVPGTNVRFDVDRKVPHMGWNELDVEREHPIVDGVDGEYAYFVHSYYAEPDDPEAVVATADYGVDFPAVVANDAGNVFGTQFHPEKSGETGLRILRNFVEYCAER, encoded by the coding sequence ATGAGCACCTTCGAGCCGCCCGCGGAGACGCTGGCGGACGTCGTCTTAGTCGACTACGGGCTCGGGAACCTCCGGTCGGCGACCCGCGGATTGGAGCGTGCGGGGGCGTCGGTCGAGATCACCGACGACCCCGAGGCGTTCGCGGCCGCCGACGGCGTCGTCCTCCCCGGCGTCGGCGCGTTCCGCGAGGGGATGGAGAACGCCGGGCCGCTGCGCGAGGCGCTGACGGACCACGCCGACGCCGGCCGCCCGCTATTCGGCATCTGTCTGGGGATGCAGATGCTTCTCACCTCCAGCGAGGAGGCCGACCACGAGGGCGAGGGCGAGGTGACCGGCCTCGACCTCGTTCCCGGCACCAACGTCCGGTTCGACGTCGACCGCAAGGTCCCGCACATGGGGTGGAACGAGCTCGACGTCGAGCGCGAGCACCCGATCGTCGACGGGGTCGACGGGGAATACGCCTACTTCGTCCACTCGTACTACGCCGAGCCCGACGACCCGGAGGCGGTCGTCGCCACCGCCGACTACGGGGTCGACTTCCCCGCGGTCGTCGCCAACGACGCCGGCAACGTGTTCGGCACGCAGTTCCACCCCGAGAAGAGCGGGGAGACGGGGCTCCGGATCCTCCGGAACTTCGTCGAGTACTGCGCGGAGCGGTAA
- the phnC gene encoding phosphonate ABC transporter ATP-binding protein — MSRITVDGLTKRFGDTVALDDVSFEVPQGEFVIVLGVSGSGKSTLLRCMNALETPTEGEIRVGDEPVTSPRNDIAMIFQQHNIIDQMTAYSNALTGSLNRNTFLDSLLQRQGEADKLQALEALDTVGLLDEAQQSAKRMSGGQQQRVGIARALVQDPTILLADEPVASLDPGSSQQVMGYLRTAARKRDLTAVISLHQVNLARKFGERFIGLRDGRKVFDGYRDEFDMDVIDEIYGDIDTEGMFASDADRGADGGSLDDASSKRVSGGGMGQ; from the coding sequence ATGAGTCGCATCACAGTCGACGGGCTCACGAAGCGGTTCGGCGACACCGTGGCGCTCGACGACGTCTCGTTCGAGGTTCCGCAGGGCGAGTTCGTCATCGTGCTCGGCGTCTCCGGCTCCGGGAAGTCGACCCTGCTTCGGTGCATGAACGCGCTCGAGACCCCCACCGAGGGGGAGATCCGCGTCGGCGACGAACCCGTCACCAGTCCCCGCAACGACATCGCGATGATCTTCCAGCAACACAACATCATCGACCAGATGACCGCGTACTCCAACGCGCTCACCGGGTCGCTCAACCGGAACACGTTCCTCGACTCGCTGCTCCAACGGCAGGGCGAGGCGGACAAGCTCCAGGCGTTGGAGGCGCTCGACACCGTGGGACTGCTCGACGAGGCCCAGCAGAGCGCCAAGCGCATGTCCGGCGGCCAACAGCAGCGGGTCGGGATCGCCCGGGCGCTGGTACAGGACCCCACGATCCTGCTGGCAGACGAGCCCGTCGCGAGCCTCGATCCGGGCTCCTCCCAGCAGGTGATGGGGTACCTCCGGACCGCAGCGCGCAAGCGCGACCTGACGGCCGTCATCAGCCTCCACCAGGTGAACCTCGCCCGGAAGTTCGGCGAGCGGTTCATCGGCCTCCGCGACGGGCGGAAGGTGTTCGACGGCTACCGCGACGAGTTCGACATGGACGTGATAGACGAGATCTACGGCGACATCGACACGGAGGGCATGTTCGCCTCTGACGCCGATCGGGGCGCCGACGGCGGGTCGCTCGACGACGCGTCGTCGAAGCGGGTCTCCGGCGGGGGGATGGGCCAATGA
- a CDS encoding VOC family protein: MEILHTCLNVADADRTADWYVEQLGFERSWEFTTADGDTRNVYVSDDAGVEFQLSDTDGEEPSDDGDRYDHVAVGVDDVDATFEAIDHHGVVKEPGDQPEAGARTAFVKDPDGHAVELIEPL, from the coding sequence ATGGAGATACTCCACACGTGTCTGAACGTGGCCGACGCCGACCGCACCGCCGACTGGTACGTCGAACAGCTCGGGTTCGAGCGCTCCTGGGAGTTCACGACCGCCGACGGCGACACGCGCAACGTGTACGTCTCGGACGACGCCGGCGTCGAGTTCCAGCTGTCCGACACAGACGGCGAGGAGCCGAGCGACGACGGCGACCGGTACGACCACGTCGCCGTCGGCGTCGACGACGTCGACGCGACGTTCGAGGCGATCGACCACCACGGCGTCGTGAAGGAGCCGGGCGACCAGCCCGAGGCCGGCGCGCGCACCGCGTTCGTGAAAGACCCCGACGGACACGCGGTCGAGCTGATCGAGCCGTTATAA
- a CDS encoding FAD-binding and (Fe-S)-binding domain-containing protein, producing the protein MASEPAWGADTPDLDTSSAALGHDRPDVPAYRALAEDLRERVAGEVQFDEYAQVLYATDGSIYQARPAGVVTPRSIDDVQATMRVAADHEVPVIPRGAGSSLGGQTVGPGCVVLDFSKYMDEIVDVRPDDRRAVVQPGVVQDHLDDRLAEDGLKFAPDPASSARATVVGGIGNNSTGAHSVRYGITDAYTERLKVVLADGSLIETREVVLDSPEYEEIVGKDDQEAALYETTRELVAENEAEIDEKYPNLKRSVSGYNLHKVIYENDDGEEVINLSKLFVGAEGTLGTIVEAEVSLVTRPEETALALYMFDSLNDAMKAVPEALEFPVSAVELMDDEVFSLAAGSQEFAQYAEPIPDRAAAALMLEWDSELVGDFEDAIADTNAYFVDEGDAFDVLEAYTPEDQADIWKLRKAAIPLLMGMKGDPKPYPFIEDATVPPEELAEYVGQFEDVLTDHDTSAAYFAHAGSGTLHIRPILSLKEEEGVEKMHSISEDVTDLVLEHHGAFSGEHGDGLARTEFNPKMYGEDLWSAFQELKSTFDPEWRMNPGKVVYVDGDTAAERGYPDTAADTDMRENLRYGPEYQSIEPQTELDFTDEGGFSHLVELCNGCGTCRETDSGVMCPTYRASEEEIQATRGRANMLRAAISGELDEDEIHSDRFQEEVLGLCVGCKGCKSDCPTGVDLAKLKAEVKHEHHEKEGAGLRERIFRDIDRFSALGSTLAPVSNAASKIPGARKVMDAVAGIAPDRELPTFRSESFEEWFDSRGGSTVAPEEAADTVVLFPDTYTNYSYPAAGKAAVEVLEAAGVRVEVPDDLAPSGRAAFSTGFLDDARERAETNVERLAPRVRDGQSVVFVEPSDAVMFQDEYLDLLDGDDVEAVSAAAYGVLEYLDAGRVDEQLAFDAPAESLTYHGHCNQKATNKDHHAVGVLRRAGYDVDPLDSSCCGMAGSFGYESEHYDISKAIGRILFDQVDESDGETVTAPGASCRSQLGDRDADAENPPHPIEKVADAVTGPAPDAVADAGAADATSPSPADD; encoded by the coding sequence ATGGCAAGTGAGCCCGCGTGGGGAGCTGACACACCCGACCTGGACACGTCGTCGGCCGCGCTCGGCCACGACCGTCCGGACGTACCCGCCTATCGGGCGCTCGCGGAGGACCTCCGCGAGCGCGTCGCCGGCGAGGTCCAGTTCGACGAGTACGCGCAGGTGCTGTACGCGACCGACGGCAGCATCTACCAGGCGCGCCCGGCCGGCGTCGTGACGCCGCGCTCGATCGACGACGTGCAGGCGACGATGCGGGTCGCGGCCGACCACGAGGTCCCCGTCATCCCGCGGGGCGCCGGTTCCTCGCTCGGCGGTCAGACCGTCGGCCCAGGCTGCGTCGTGCTCGACTTCTCGAAGTATATGGACGAGATCGTGGACGTCCGGCCCGACGACCGCCGGGCGGTGGTCCAGCCCGGCGTCGTCCAGGACCACCTCGACGACCGGCTGGCCGAGGACGGGCTGAAGTTCGCCCCCGACCCGGCCTCCTCGGCGCGCGCGACGGTCGTCGGCGGCATCGGCAACAACTCCACGGGCGCGCACTCGGTGCGCTACGGGATCACCGACGCGTACACGGAGCGGCTGAAAGTCGTGCTCGCGGACGGGTCGCTCATCGAGACCCGCGAGGTCGTCCTCGACTCCCCGGAGTACGAGGAGATCGTCGGAAAAGACGATCAGGAGGCCGCGCTGTACGAGACGACCCGCGAACTCGTCGCGGAGAACGAGGCCGAGATCGACGAGAAGTACCCGAACCTCAAGCGCTCCGTCTCCGGGTACAACCTGCATAAGGTGATCTACGAGAACGACGACGGCGAGGAGGTTATCAACCTCTCGAAGCTGTTCGTCGGCGCCGAGGGGACGCTCGGCACGATCGTCGAGGCCGAGGTGTCGCTCGTCACCCGCCCCGAGGAGACGGCGCTCGCGCTGTACATGTTCGACTCGCTGAACGACGCGATGAAGGCGGTGCCCGAGGCGCTGGAGTTCCCGGTGAGCGCGGTCGAGCTGATGGACGACGAGGTGTTCTCGCTCGCCGCCGGCTCACAGGAGTTCGCGCAGTACGCCGAGCCGATCCCGGACCGCGCGGCCGCGGCGCTCATGTTAGAGTGGGACTCCGAGCTCGTCGGCGACTTCGAGGACGCCATCGCCGACACGAACGCGTACTTCGTCGACGAGGGCGACGCCTTCGACGTGTTAGAGGCGTACACGCCCGAGGACCAGGCCGACATCTGGAAGCTCCGAAAGGCGGCCATCCCGCTTCTGATGGGCATGAAGGGCGACCCGAAGCCGTATCCGTTCATCGAGGACGCGACGGTGCCGCCCGAGGAGCTCGCGGAGTACGTCGGACAGTTCGAGGACGTCCTCACGGACCACGACACCTCGGCGGCGTACTTCGCGCACGCCGGGTCCGGCACCCTCCACATCCGGCCCATCCTCTCGCTGAAGGAGGAGGAGGGCGTCGAGAAGATGCACTCCATCTCCGAGGACGTCACCGATCTCGTCTTAGAGCACCACGGCGCCTTCTCGGGCGAGCACGGCGACGGGCTCGCGCGCACCGAGTTCAACCCGAAGATGTACGGCGAAGACCTCTGGAGCGCGTTCCAGGAGCTCAAGTCGACGTTCGACCCCGAGTGGCGGATGAACCCCGGGAAGGTCGTCTACGTCGACGGCGACACCGCCGCCGAGCGCGGCTACCCCGACACCGCCGCCGACACGGACATGCGGGAGAACCTCCGGTACGGGCCGGAGTACCAGTCGATCGAGCCGCAGACCGAGCTGGACTTCACGGACGAGGGCGGCTTCTCGCACCTCGTCGAGCTGTGTAACGGCTGCGGCACCTGCCGCGAGACCGACTCCGGCGTGATGTGTCCGACCTACCGCGCCTCCGAGGAGGAGATCCAGGCGACTCGCGGCCGCGCGAACATGCTCCGGGCGGCCATCAGCGGGGAGCTCGACGAGGACGAGATCCACTCCGACAGATTCCAGGAGGAGGTGCTCGGGCTCTGCGTCGGCTGTAAGGGCTGTAAGAGCGACTGTCCCACGGGGGTCGACCTCGCGAAGCTCAAGGCCGAGGTGAAACACGAGCACCACGAGAAGGAGGGGGCTGGCCTCCGCGAGCGGATCTTCCGCGACATCGACCGCTTCTCGGCGCTCGGGAGCACGCTCGCGCCGGTGTCGAACGCGGCGTCGAAGATCCCCGGCGCCCGGAAGGTGATGGACGCGGTCGCGGGGATCGCCCCGGACCGGGAGCTGCCGACGTTCCGCTCCGAGAGCTTCGAGGAGTGGTTCGACTCGCGCGGCGGGTCGACGGTCGCCCCCGAGGAGGCGGCCGACACGGTCGTGCTGTTCCCCGACACGTACACCAACTACAGCTACCCGGCCGCCGGGAAGGCCGCCGTCGAGGTGCTGGAGGCGGCCGGCGTCCGCGTCGAGGTGCCGGACGACCTCGCCCCCTCGGGTCGGGCGGCGTTCTCCACCGGGTTCCTCGACGACGCCCGCGAGCGCGCCGAGACCAACGTCGAGCGGCTCGCGCCCCGCGTCCGCGACGGGCAGTCGGTCGTCTTCGTCGAGCCGTCGGACGCGGTGATGTTCCAGGACGAGTACCTCGACCTGCTCGACGGCGACGACGTCGAGGCCGTCTCCGCGGCCGCCTACGGCGTCCTGGAGTACCTCGACGCCGGCCGCGTCGACGAGCAGTTGGCGTTCGACGCGCCCGCCGAGTCGCTCACCTACCACGGCCACTGCAACCAGAAGGCGACGAACAAGGACCACCACGCGGTCGGCGTGCTCCGCCGGGCCGGCTACGACGTGGACCCGCTCGACTCCTCCTGTTGCGGGATGGCGGGCTCGTTCGGCTACGAGTCGGAGCACTACGACATCTCGAAGGCGATCGGGCGGATCCTCTTCGACCAGGTCGACGAGAGCGACGGCGAGACGGTGACCGCGCCGGGCGCCTCCTGCCGCTCGCAGCTGGGCGACCGCGACGCGGACGCGGAGAACCCGCCGCACCCGATCGAGAAGGTCGCTGACGCCGTGACCGGGCCCGCGCCCGACGCCGTCGCCGACGCGGGCGCCGCCGACGCGACGAGCCCGTCGCCCGCCGACGACTGA
- a CDS encoding uracil-DNA glycosylase: MTEHGDALDADLRVPSCERCPALVESRSRIVDGVGPTDADLLFVGEGPGANEDAEGEPFVGRSGDVLDDALRDAGLARADVRITNCVRCRPPDNRDPTSDELANCRGHLDEEIDRLDPALIVTLGKVPSEHLLDRSVAITSESGDVVDARLAGASRRVLLSVHPAATLYDRSQRDGFFETIARAAELSGGAAGGSGQSRLGEY, encoded by the coding sequence ATGACAGAGCACGGGGACGCGCTCGACGCCGACCTCCGGGTACCGTCGTGCGAGCGCTGTCCGGCGCTGGTCGAGTCGCGGAGCCGGATCGTCGACGGGGTCGGGCCGACGGACGCAGACCTGCTGTTCGTCGGCGAGGGACCGGGCGCGAACGAGGATGCGGAGGGCGAGCCGTTCGTCGGGCGGTCCGGCGACGTGCTCGACGACGCGCTGCGGGACGCCGGCCTCGCGCGGGCGGACGTGCGCATCACCAACTGCGTGCGGTGTCGCCCCCCCGACAACCGCGACCCGACGAGCGACGAGCTGGCGAACTGCCGCGGCCACCTCGACGAGGAGATCGACCGGCTCGATCCGGCGCTGATCGTGACGCTGGGCAAGGTGCCGAGCGAGCACCTGCTCGACCGGTCGGTGGCGATCACGTCGGAGTCCGGCGACGTCGTCGACGCCCGGCTCGCGGGTGCGTCGCGTCGCGTGTTGCTGTCGGTCCACCCGGCGGCGACGCTGTACGACCGGAGCCAGCGCGACGGCTTCTTCGAGACGATCGCGCGGGCGGCCGAGCTGAGCGGCGGCGCGGCGGGCGGGAGCGGTCAGTCGCGGCTCGGGGAGTACTGA
- the phnE gene encoding phosphonate ABC transporter, permease protein PhnE, with protein sequence MSYDESVRERYEAIVLARRVKALVMGVGLLALGGVFYYALVSVGFFAANIPTYFPNFLNALRDFFPFLAPSFPFIDPSGFLDYWAFISERNLIWGGVGGDTPLLGEAGITLAMGFAGTVMGFPLALLFGILGSGRVTPFPFNFIFRGLMSSIRAIPALVWGLIYIPLGGIGPVTATLAIATDTIGNLGRLFTDELEEIEDGPIEAMETTGANKPQTITFGMLSQVTTPFIAWTLYIFEINVRIAVSLGIIGGGGLGNVLSVQQGLFAFTNMMATILVILVLIISVEIFSQRIRSALREGDEAQGIVALLMGFPQRMAEAALK encoded by the coding sequence ATGAGCTACGACGAGTCCGTTCGCGAGCGCTACGAGGCGATCGTCCTCGCTCGCCGCGTCAAGGCGCTCGTGATGGGCGTCGGACTGCTCGCGCTCGGCGGCGTGTTCTACTACGCGCTCGTCTCCGTCGGCTTCTTCGCGGCGAACATCCCCACGTACTTCCCGAACTTCCTCAACGCGCTCCGCGACTTCTTCCCGTTCCTCGCGCCGTCGTTCCCCTTCATCGACCCGAGCGGATTCCTCGACTACTGGGCGTTCATCTCGGAACGGAACCTCATCTGGGGCGGCGTCGGTGGCGACACGCCGCTGCTCGGCGAGGCCGGGATCACCCTCGCGATGGGGTTCGCCGGCACCGTCATGGGGTTCCCGCTCGCGCTGCTGTTCGGCATCCTCGGTTCGGGCCGCGTGACGCCGTTCCCGTTCAACTTCATCTTCCGCGGGCTCATGTCCTCGATCCGCGCGATCCCGGCGCTTGTGTGGGGGCTCATCTACATTCCGCTCGGCGGGATCGGCCCCGTCACCGCGACGCTCGCGATAGCGACCGACACGATCGGCAACCTCGGTCGCCTCTTCACCGACGAGTTAGAGGAGATCGAGGACGGACCGATCGAGGCGATGGAGACGACCGGCGCGAACAAGCCGCAGACGATCACCTTCGGGATGCTCTCGCAGGTGACGACGCCGTTCATCGCGTGGACGCTGTACATCTTCGAGATCAACGTCCGGATCGCCGTCTCGCTCGGGATCATCGGCGGCGGCGGACTCGGGAACGTGCTCTCCGTCCAGCAGGGGCTGTTCGCGTTCACCAACATGATGGCGACGATCCTCGTCATTCTCGTGTTGATCATCTCCGTGGAGATCTTCTCCCAGCGGATCCGCTCCGCGCTCCGCGAGGGCGACGAGGCGCAGGGCATCGTGGCGCTGCTCATGGGCTTCCCGCAGCGGATGGCCGAGGCGGCGCTGAAGTGA